The Streptococcus sp. VT 162 genome has a window encoding:
- a CDS encoding dehydrogenase — MGFFSEEFLSWLDQHADEIDKQSCEAGEQLIERIAAEGAFRVGVPESLGGSGGSNHDVIDILAELAQHSLTASFISWGQRTLIDNILHSENSYLKENYLEKLLSGEYAGATALSNAVKYLSDLEELNVYIVEENGQFYLKGRLPWVTNARRNRFLTIFVAGFADDPSKSYVVAVPSDAENFSRSEDLEFVSLQGGNTAALTFNRVPLKEEWILSKNAKEFLTQNRPTFLGYQFGLAFGLAGRSLSEVEKELGKRSVLTDEWQYQIEQLDAIRQALYQGLSDHSYFVTNPRELFQLRIDIVDVVAQSLLLELQAGGGRGYFSKSTSGFTRRWNEGAFLPIVSPSAVQLRHILATS; from the coding sequence ATGGGATTTTTTTCCGAAGAGTTTTTGAGCTGGTTAGACCAGCATGCTGATGAAATTGATAAACAGTCTTGTGAGGCTGGAGAGCAACTGATTGAAAGGATTGCAGCAGAAGGAGCTTTTCGTGTAGGTGTTCCGGAATCTCTCGGTGGTTCAGGCGGAAGCAATCATGATGTCATTGATATCCTAGCAGAGCTCGCTCAACATTCCTTGACGGCCTCCTTTATTTCTTGGGGACAACGCACCCTAATTGACAATATTCTCCATTCAGAGAATTCCTATTTGAAAGAAAACTATCTGGAAAAACTCTTGTCCGGTGAATATGCAGGCGCAACCGCCCTGTCTAATGCTGTCAAGTATTTATCTGATTTAGAAGAGCTGAATGTTTATATCGTCGAAGAAAATGGACAATTTTATCTAAAAGGGCGCCTACCATGGGTAACCAATGCCCGTAGAAATCGATTCTTAACCATTTTTGTAGCAGGATTTGCTGATGATCCAAGTAAAAGTTATGTGGTGGCTGTGCCATCAGATGCAGAGAATTTTAGTCGTTCGGAAGACTTAGAATTCGTTTCTCTTCAGGGAGGAAACACTGCTGCTTTGACCTTTAATCGAGTTCCTTTAAAAGAAGAGTGGATTCTATCCAAGAATGCTAAAGAATTTTTAACTCAAAATCGTCCCACATTTTTAGGTTACCAATTTGGTTTGGCTTTTGGATTAGCTGGACGCTCCCTATCAGAAGTAGAAAAAGAATTGGGGAAACGAAGTGTATTAACAGATGAATGGCAATACCAGATAGAGCAGTTAGATGCTATTCGGCAAGCTCTTTATCAGGGATTGTCTGACCATTCCTATTTCGTTACCAATCCGCGTGAACTCTTTCAGTTAAGAATAGACATTGTGGATGTGGTTGCTCAGAGTCTGCTATTAGAGTTACAAGCTGGTGGAGGTAGAGGCTACTTTAGCAAATCAACATCTGGTTT
- a CDS encoding alkylhydroperoxidase produces the protein MTTFTIHTVESAPAEVKEVLETVQKDNNGYIPNLIGLLANAPTALEAYRTVGAINRRNSLTPVEREVVQITAAVTNGCAFCVAGHTAFSIKQIQMNDDLLQALRNRTPIETDSKLDTLAKFTLAVINTKGRVGDEALAEFLEAGYTQQNALDVVLGVSLASLCNYANNLANTPINPELQPYA, from the coding sequence ATGACAACATTTACCATCCACACAGTAGAATCAGCACCAGCAGAAGTAAAAGAAGTTCTTGAAACAGTACAAAAAGATAACAATGGCTATATTCCCAACCTAATCGGTCTCTTGGCCAATGCCCCAACCGCGCTTGAAGCCTACCGAACTGTCGGAGCCATCAACCGCCGCAATAGCTTGACACCAGTAGAACGTGAAGTGGTGCAAATCACAGCTGCCGTAACCAATGGTTGTGCTTTCTGCGTCGCAGGTCACACAGCCTTTTCAATCAAACAAATCCAGATGAATGATGATCTTCTTCAAGCCCTCCGCAACCGTACTCCGATTGAAACAGATTCTAAATTGGACACCCTAGCTAAGTTTACCTTGGCGGTCATCAATACCAAAGGGCGTGTAGGTGATGAAGCCTTGGCTGAATTTTTGGAAGCTGGCTACACACAACAAAATGCCTTGGATGTGGTTCTCGGTGTTAGTCTTGCTAGCCTTTGCAACTATGCTAACAACCTAGCCAATACCCCTATTAACCCAGAATTGCAGCCTTATGCATAA